The Plasmodium cynomolgi strain B DNA, chromosome 13, whole genome shotgun sequence DNA segment CTCACACTATGCGATAGTCTCACACTATGCGATAGTCTCACACTGTGCGATAGTCTCACACTGTGCGATAGTCTCACACTGTGCAATAATCTCACACTGTGCGATTTCCACCCCATCCCACATCCCTTTTACACGCAGAACGAGCTAAATTTCGGCAAAGAGAGGAAAACGAAgggtgtgaaaaaaatgccaaatgtAGGGAACATACATCATGCATACGGAGGGAATGACCAAAACAGAAGGAGCAACTGCAGCTGCAATTGTAGTTGCACCTGttgctgcaaaaaaattaagtccAAAAAATCTGTCAGTAACCAATGCCAAAACACCATCGTGTACAACAAAACGAGCTTCTACGTAGAGGAAAATAcaaatcggaaaaaaaacaaaaaaaagggcaaacttaaaaaagggttgaaaaaaaaatacctccaattgacaaaaaatatatataatttgcaCAAACCCTACGACACCGTCGAAGTGAGGGACCTTTACGACATCTACAGGAAGCAGAGTTCCTCGTATTGTGATCATTATTACGTCAACTGAAAGTTGCAAAGTGGTGCCTTCTCCCTAACATGTGtgcgtacattttttttcctttttttaatttatttagcTTTAATCTTTACCAAattagtttttaaaaatgttaacagGCGGGAGGGTCTTTTTTGCCATTCCTCTCGACAATTTACAACTTTTTGAGAGTGCTATAGGTATACATATATCACGCATGTCTGTCgcttatccattttttaaaaatttgcgaACAACAGCATTTAGAAGGTATACTCTCCACTTTGTATTACATCCACAAAAGTGGGAAGTGGATGGTATGACCTTCCAGgaatgttaatttttttacctgacctgttcattattttttttttttttttttctttcttactTTCTTTCTTGCttactttcttcttttttctccgccAAAGTGCAGGAGTGCTAACTGCCTACCTGTTCCATGTTAACTGATCCGAAAAAACTAAAACGAGCAAAAGTGAATGCATGCGGATTGTAAAGGCACGAACGTTTATGCGCATAGGCGAAGCGTGTTTCTATGTATGCGCAGCTTCTACAAGTAATTATCACACGTTTGTTTATATGTTCCTATCATCTCTTTCTTTGCGTAGCACAGGCTACCATTTTGCaagttttataatttttttttttttctttttactcaACGGCGTTTTTCTCTATCATGCAGGgggtatacatatatacatatacatatatagatatacCTATAAAGCAGGTATGACATGTTAaccttccatttttttttcaagcgaatatattaaattctcctttttttttttacccttttccTGTCAGTCATTTTAGCAAAAGGGTGTTCTACACGACGGAGGATGCATCCTGCTCATTTTGCTATAAGATGGAGTTGTAAATGAGCAGTGAGGCGGCATGATAAGGAGCGGATATGCCATTTGGtaatgctccttttttttactgttaaCCCTATTTCTATAAGTTAGCAGCTTCAGATCGtcgcaatatttttatggcaGTAGAGCATCCCTCTCCTCGTTCAGGGTGTTCATTGTATGTGTATTTAAGTCCAGGTACGCAGCACCCCTTTGTTATGGACTCCTTTATGAAGTGAAGCGGCCTGGTCTGGTCCTGTCACGTGTAACTGCTCCACAACAGGCACCTAAAATAATGATACTGCCATGGCGGTTGGCTGCCTCCCTTACTTAGGGGTGTAACGGAAGAGAGAGAGCGCGGGAAAAGGCAGGCGCGGGGCCGGAGAAGCCGATAGCTTACCGTTGGCAAAGCAAAGAGAAAGATGCACAGCAAAGTAACGTGGCCAACGCGCAAAAAGCACACATTTTCTTATTTGAAAAGGCCTCTTCAGgtatcccctttttctcaGGGAACTTTTACCAGCCCCCATTCAACTTCAGAAACCGCCTCAGTGTGCAGTGAACATGCATGAACACACACGCGTGGGGTAAACGTGTGCTTACGTGAAATGAGCATCCCTCTCGCTTCGCCCCCTCGCACCAACTGTGCATGATCAGCTTTTGGTGCCATTCCTGCGCAGGTATGTATACCCCCTCCACTGCTGCCTCGAGCACTGTGTTGGGCGACTCCAAGTCACAATAGCGCTCGTTTGGGGGAGCATAAAAAGCTGTACGTTTTTCCCCCGCAGCAGGTTTGGGGTTTTCCCATTCGCATTTGATTTGTGACTTTCTGCCCCATTTTTAGggtgccattttttgtgcattttgtttttgttaaCTTTTGCCTCCCCTTTTGTATTCGATTTTTCGCACCTCCCGTTCGTCCTGCGTTTGCCCTGTCACAACCCAGAGCCAGAGCTTGTccgaaaaaaggagatacaaaaaaaaaaaaaaaaaaaaaaaaaagctgagCGTGACAAAGAATGACGAAGAGTGCCAACACGCGAgcgttaaaaaggaaaaaaaacaaaccaaAGTAAAGCAAAGGAAACAAAACTGAACGAACCAAATACATATTAACATCCCAGCGTGAGCGTGAACACTCCAAAGAACGCAATAACCAATCTGTGTGCTTTTACTCTTCCCCGCCCACCTTCATCGTGAGCGATGGAATGaaagtataattatatgtGCGTACCAAATTGgaaacatacatacatacatactttttttttttttttttttttttttttttatgcattgtGTCCTTGTTTGCATGTCCTTCTCCTCGCCGAGCGGAATGGGCAGGCGTTGACTGTCAGGTGAACGTCTCACCCTGTTTATTGTCACGCGTATTTACATGCGTATTCTCCGTGCAGAGATATACACGCAGCACATGCGCGCTTAGCGGCACCCCAgctgtatattttttagttaatcatccttctccccttttgtttAAAAGGACAAGGGAGGAGTCCCCCACCCTACTCCCACGTTTCTTTCGTCATCGCGTATGCCCACTCCATGCGAATTGACATGCGCCGTTCATTTAAACGTTAGCGCAGATCGCAAACACGGGTTGTATGCATGCGCGTGTTTGTGCGTGTGAACGCGACTGCCCCTGTTGACACGCGCAACGCACTTGCACACACGCAGCTGAGGAGCTGTGGCTGAGGAGCTCTGTCGGTTGCCAGCCGAATATCGGTCCCTGTCAAATGGCCAAGAAAACGCTTCTCTGTGTAtcaattttccaaaattccCATGTCCTCTCTCCAAACACACACACCGTGTACATGCGTCTAAGGGAAAATTCATTTATGTGTTGACGCCCCTGCCTACCTTCGCGTATTTGCGTGTGCATGTGGACGCACATATAAAAGGAGGCATATTTACGGCCTCATACTTTTAAAGCAACTCACCCGTGCGCGCCTAAGCgtgcatacaaaaattatcaaagTTGCGTTTCTGCCAAATGCTTCCTTTGTGAATTTGTCTACCTTTTGAAATGTCGAATTGTTGCATgatcgtattttttttgcgttgcgtaaagttgtaatttttttcccaaatttttgccaatttttgccaatttttttgctaattttttatgccttttttttttttcccctctcccATTTGTTGACCTGCACCCCGCATCGACCCAACGAtgaaaatgtacaaattACAAACGGggtgtttttcaaaatttggtTGCACCTAACTCCTCACATGCATAATACCGTGAGCATAGGTGTTGCATCTCTGAGAGAGTTGTAAAGATAATTtctgaggagaaaaatccCCCAGTGAATTTTGCGCCCACTTTTGATAGAAGCCACAGCGTGTGTGCCAGCGTCCCAGCAGATCAGCAGACGAGTGACAGGTTTTCCCCTCATGTAAGAGCATACGCACGTGCGCGAATAGGAGTTAAAAAGGGCGTCAACCGGTTTGCCCGCCGGGTGCCCACGCGAGGGCGACTCCTCACAGTGGCACGTACATCATCAGAGGGGGAGCAGCAAGCATTTTGCTTTGCTCATTTGGGCATCAGCTCATTTGGGCATCAGCTCATTTGGGCATCTGCTCATTTGCtgattttcccatttgctgATTTTCTCATTCGCtgattttcccattttctgattttcccatttgctgattttttctccctccttaGCCGCGCAAAGGATCAGTCGAAAAAGTGCCCAAGTTGGACCCCCCTGCAAGGTACACTTAAACGTTGGGAAAAAATCCCAAAGGGGAGAACGCGACCGGGTGAGTAAACGAGCAAATGAGCAGATGAGCAGATGATCGGATGATCGGATGATTGGGTGAGAGCCAATCGAAGCGGTGTCTTCCCCGCATCTGCATAAGTGCCCAATACGATGTGCAGCAAAAAGTTCCTGTTGAGTATCCCCCCCCAAGATAATTGCGCGCGTGCAGTGTGCAGTGTGCCGTGTGCGCCATCCGAATTAAGACAACAAAAGGGAGACGAGCGAAACGAGTGAGACAAGCGGGACAGGCGCGGGAAGTCCACCCATTCGttatgctcatttttgcacacaaacTGGCATGTCTAGACGTAGCAACTAACGGCAGTGGCTGTTTTGCCTCCCCCCTTGCCTtatttgtgtgcaaaaaaaaaaaaaaaaattaataaaaaaaaaaaaaaaaaaaaaaaaaaaaactcggaGCGAATactttctcaaaaaaaaaaggaaaaacattttctgACCGTCTATTTTGGAGAGACACGTACACACGATGAACACCCAGGGGCATATTTTTAGAGCATGTTTATTGTAAGTGCAGTAGGAACAAAAAGCGATTTACGCTGCCGTAAGAGGTTCCCAGTTGACACACTGCTCACCTGCTTCAAAAGAAAGGCACCCTGTGAATAGCTATCATCACGCAAAAAGGAGGTCCcccgaaaaaagaaaagtacgCACAGTTACTGGGAGGGTCACTTATGTATAGGCTGACTTGCTTGGAGAGTAGCTCGCCACTGAGGAAGTAGCACATTTGAGTGTTAGGCAGCAGAgagaaggggagggggacaCTTTCGCTGTGCCTCAGTTGGGACTGTCCTGTGTGGCTTGgtaaaagggggagaggccatcaggggggagaagcaatcgggggggagaagcaatcggggaggagaagccatcagagggggagaagccatcagagggggagaagccatcagagggggagaagccatcagagggggagaagccatcagagggggagaagccatCAGAGAGCTGCAGGCGAATTTTTCATCGTGAACTAATTAGACGCGCTAAAGGGGGGGCATTCTGTCCCAAAGTGGACACACCTAActgcacacatatgcatgtgtatgcacTACCCCACCGCTGAATTTatgcgcgttttttttttccaccccccacCCGATCGTAGGAAAAGCAACGCCGCAGAGCAACCGACTCAAGCAAAGGCGTAGGAACAGTGCGACGTTAATCCCGAGGAGTATAACCAAATGGCAGAGGGCGCGAAGAGACTGCCACTCACAATGGAGAACccagaaatgaagaaaagccCATCGGGTCGAGTGTCCGATGATGGAATAAAGAGGACACCATCGGGGAAACCAATACAAACGATGTATGTATTAAACaggaaaggagaagaagaagatattTCATTTgatcaaattttaaaaagaatacaGAGATTGTCCTACGGATTACACGAGTTGGTAGATCCTGCGAGAGTAACCCAAGGAGTTATTAACGGAATGTATAGCGGAATTAAAACGTGCGAATTGGATGAACTAGCAGCACAAACATGTGCCTATATGGCCACAACACATCCTGATTTCTCCATCCTGGCAGCTAGAATTACTACAGataatttgcacaaaaatacAAGTGATGATATAGGAGAAGTGGCAGAAGCGTTGTATATGTATAAAGACGTTAGAGGAAGACCAGCTAGTCTGATCAGCAAAGAAGTATACGAATTTATGATACAACATAAGGATAGACTAAACAAGGAGATCGATTATACAAGAGATTTTAATTACGACTATTTTGGATTTAAAACTCTCGAAAGGTCCTACCTTCTTCGaattaatggaaaaataattgagAGACCACAACATTTGCTAATGAGAGTATCTATTGGTATCCATATAGGAGATTTGGAGAAAGCGTTAGAGACCTACCATCTTATGtctcaaaaatattttacacatGCAACACCTACGTTGTTTAATTCTGGAACTCCGAGACCTCAGATGTCTTCGTGTTTTTTGCTGTGTATGAAATCTGATTCGATTGAAGGCATTTTCGAAACGTTAAAGCAATGTGCGTTGATTAGCAAAACAGCTGGTGGAATTGGAGTAGCTGTACAGGATATAAGAGGACAGAATTCGTACATTAGAGGAACGAATGGAATATCTAACGGGTTAGTACCAATGCTGAGAGTGTTTAATGATACAGCTAGATATGTTGATCAAgggggtggaaaaagaaaaggatcTTTTGCAGTTTATATCGAACCATGGCATTCAGatattttcgaatttttaGATCTTCGTAAAAATCATGGTAAGGAAGAACTAAGAGCTAGAGACCTTTTCTATGCTGTTTGGGTACCTGACCTTTTTATGAAAAGagtaaaggaaaataaaaattggacTCTCATGTGTCCAAATGAATGTCCAGGATTGAGTGAGTCATGGGGAGAAGAATTCGAAAAATTGtatacaaaatatgaagaagaaaatatgggaaaaaaaaccgtTTTGGCACAAGATCTATGGTTTGCCATTTTACAGAGTCAGATAGAAACGGGTGTGCCGTACATGCTATATAAAGACTCTTGCAATGCTAAATCgaatcaaaaaaatttgggtACCATAAAATGCAGTAACCTTTGTTGTGAAATTATTGAGTATACTTCTCCTGACGAAGTGGCTGTCTGTAACTTAGCTTCCATCGCTTTGTGCAAATTTGTCGATGTGGAGAAAAGAGAGTTCAATTTTAAGAAGCTTTACGAAATTACCAAAATTATTACGCGTAATTTGGACCAAATAATAGAGAGAAA contains these protein-coding regions:
- a CDS encoding hypothetical protein (putative); its protein translation is MHGESRQVNASLRKCTEMEYMCHLYNTQLIEQRERINEIKKKLNSYNQTIQEQENLFNHFTKYTDGFLNNIITFFGNFTNSKRFGVFGTCARYCLVDDRNELNFGKERKTKGVKKMPNVGNIHHAYGGNDQNRRSNCSCNCSCTCCCKKIKSKKSVSNQCQNTIVYNKTSFYVEENTNRKKNKKKGKLKKGLKKKYLQLTKNIYNLHKPYDTVEVRDLYDIYRKQSSSYCDHYYVN
- a CDS encoding ribonucleoside-diphosphate reductase large chain (putative) — encoded protein: MENPEMKKSPSGRVSDDGIKRTPSGKPIQTMYVLNRKGEEEDISFDQILKRIQRLSYGLHELVDPARVTQGVINGMYSGIKTCELDELAAQTCAYMATTHPDFSILAARITTDNLHKNTSDDIGEVAEALYMYKDVRGRPASLISKEVYEFMIQHKDRLNKEIDYTRDFNYDYFGFKTLERSYLLRINGKIIERPQHLLMRVSIGIHIGDLEKALETYHLMSQKYFTHATPTLFNSGTPRPQMSSCFLLCMKSDSIEGIFETLKQCALISKTAGGIGVAVQDIRGQNSYIRGTNGISNGLVPMLRVFNDTARYVDQGGGKRKGSFAVYIEPWHSDIFEFLDLRKNHGKEELRARDLFYAVWVPDLFMKRVKENKNWTLMCPNECPGLSESWGEEFEKLYTKYEEENMGKKTVLAQDLWFAILQSQIETGVPYMLYKDSCNAKSNQKNLGTIKCSNLCCEIIEYTSPDEVAVCNLASIALCKFVDVEKREFNFKKLYEITKIITRNLDQIIERNYYPVQEAERSNKRHRPIGIGVQGLADTFMLLRYPYESDSAKELNKRIFETMYYAALEMSMELAQIYGPYETYQGSPASQGILQFDMWNVKVDNKYWNWDELKAKIKKHGLRNSLLLAPMPTASTSQILGNNESFEPYTSNIYYRRVLSGEFFVVNPHLLKDLFDRGLWDEDMKQQLIAHNGSVQYISEIPSDLKELYKTVWEIKQKNIIDMAADRGAFIDQSQSLNIYIQKPTFAKLSSMHFYGWEKGLKTGAYYLRTQAATDAIKFTVDTQVAKNAAKMKNAEGVAITREVSRETISTESTVTQNVVCPLRRNNDDQCLMCSG